A genomic region of Plasmodium malariae genome assembly, chromosome: 14 contains the following coding sequences:
- the PmUG01_14028000 gene encoding ATP synthase subunit gamma, mitochondrial, putative: protein MMSKGKLASWANQCPWVICHLTTKRSFASDNLRSLSLRMKSIKSIQKITKAMKMVAASKFKGDQKRLEICKHFSTPLTDIFNRLNQLDINIKNEDLAIIGISSDKGLCGSVNTSVSRICKKLIERENVGNEIINNITPNKIYVYGIGEKIRSALSRLHRDKFEVIYNEYNKIPINFLTCSYIAERILKNNHSNIIIIYNNFKSAISFDTKILNVFSQKQLNKMNKKELASFEFEPEIDYIFKDVYEFYFTSLLYNCIIQNLAAEQSARMTAMDNASSSATEMLGALSLKYNRARQSKITLELIEIISGANAL, encoded by the exons ATGATGAGTAAAGGTAAGCTCGCATCATGGGCTAATCAATGCCCTTGGGTCATCTGTCATTTGACGACAAAAAGGAGTTTTGCCAGTGACAATTTAAGGTCACTGTCACTTCGTATGAAGTCTATAAAAtctattcaaaaaattacaaaagcAATGAAGATGGTTGCTGCATCAAAATTTAAAGGTGATCAGAAAAGGCTAGAGATCTGTAAGCATTTTTCTACTCCTTTAACTGATATTTTTAACAGATTAAACCAATTagatataaacataaaaaatgaagatttAGCTATAATTGGTATTTCATCAGACAAAGGATTATGTGGAAGTGTTAACACATCCGTTTCaagaatatgtaaaaaacTTATAGAGCGTGAAAATGTAGgtaatgaaattataaataatattacaccaaataaaatatacgtatatggGATAGGAGAGAAAATTAGATCAGCCTTAAGTAGATTACACAGAGATAAATTTGAAGTtatttataatgaatataataaaattccaATAAATTTTCTTACTTGTTCATATATAGCTGAAcgaattttgaaaaataatcatagcaacataataattatttataataattttaagtcAGCTATATCATTTGATaccaaaattttaaatgtctTCTCTcaaaaacaattaaataaaatgaacaaaaaagaattagCATCTTTTGAATTTGAGCCAGAAAttgattatatttttaaggacGTGTATGAGTTTTATTTCACATCTCTACTATACAATTGcattattcaaaatttagCAGCAGAACAG TCAGCGAGAATGACAGCCATGGACAACGCTTCTTCTAGTGCTACAGAAATGCTCGGGGCGCTGtcgttaaaatataatagggCAAGACAA tcaAAAATTACCTTAGAACTTATTGAAATTATATCGGGTGCAAATGCTTTGTAA
- the AP1M1 gene encoding AP-1 complex subunit mu-1, putative — translation MACISAIFIIDLKGKVIINRNYRGEVNLNLTEIFYNCVIDQEDNLIKPIFHVNGLTYCWVAHNNIYILAVTRKNSNATLIITFLYKLIQVLKDYFKVLEEESIKDNFVITYELLDEMIDNGFPQLSEVKILREYIKNKAHQLTINNIKIPSAITNSVSWRNEGIKYKKNEIFLDVIESLNTIISSNGTVLRSEILGCLKMKSYLSGMPELKLGLNDKLLFNKNLSNFQNTANNNTHTSNKTKLVELEDIKFHQCVRLSKFESDRTISFIPPDGIFNLMTYRLSTHVKPLFWLDINISKKSLTKIEYIVKAKSQFKNKSIANNVEFHLPVPADVDSPHFQTYIGTVKYYPDKDMLIWKVKQFQGQKEYIMNAQFGLPSIVSNENKDLYYKRPVNVKFEIPYFTVSGITVRYLKIIEKSGYQALPWVRYITQNGDYQVRIS, via the coding sequence ATGGCATGCATTAGtgcaatatttataatagatTTGAAGGGAAAGgttataataaatagaaattatAGAGGAGaagtaaatttaaatttaacagagatattttataattgtgTTATTGATCAAGAGGATAATTTAATAAAGCCTATTTTTCATGTGAATGGATTAACATACTGCTGGGTTgctcataataatatatatattttagctGTAACtagaaaaaatagtaatgcTACTCTTATAATAActttcttatataaattaatacaaGTATTAAAAGACTATTTTAAAGTTTTAGAAGAAGAAAGTATAAAGGATAATTTCGTCATCACATATGAATTATTGGATGAAATGATTGATAATGGATTTCCACAGTTAAGTGAAGTTAAGATATTAAGAGAATATATCAAGAATAAAGCTCATCAATtaactataaataatataaaaataccaTCAGCTATTACAAATTCAGTTTCATGGAGAAATGAaggaattaaatataaaaagaatgaaatttttttagatgTGATAGAAAGTTTGAATACTATTATATCATCAAACGGTACTGTATTGAGAAGTGAAATTTTAGGATGTCTAAAAATGAAATCTTATTTATCAGGGATGCCCGAACTGAAGCTAGGATTAAATGataaacttttatttaataaaaatttaagtaattttcaaaatacagctaataataatacacatACTAGTAATAAAACGAAGTTAGTAGAATTAgaagatataaaatttcatCAATGTGTTCGATTGTCAAAATTTGAAAGTGATAGGACCATTTCTTTTATACCTCCTGATGGAATATTTAACCTTATGACATATCGTTTAAGTACTCATGTTAAGCCTTTATTTTGGTTAGATATTAATATCTCCAAAAAATCCTTaacaaaaattgaatatattgtaaaagCAAAAtcacaatttaaaaataaaagtattgCAAATAATGTGGAATTTCATTTACCTGTACCAGCTGATGTCGATTCACCTCATTTTCAAACATATATTGGAACTGTAAAATATTATCCTGACAAGGACATGTTAATATGGAAAGTCAAACAATTCCAAGgacaaaaagaatatattatgaatgcACAATTTGGTCTTCCTTCAATTGTAtctaatgaaaataaagatttatattacaaaagaccagttaatgtaaaatttgaaatacCCTATTTTACTGTCTCAGGTATTACTGtaagatatttaaaaattattgagAAAAGTGGGTACCAAGCTTTACCTTGGGTTAGGTATATTACGCAGAACGGTGATTATCAAGTAAGAATTTCGTGA
- the RPT1 gene encoding 26S protease regulatory subunit 7, putative yields MEDDTTTQSKPLDDEDINILKSYGSGPYSKSIKKVEADITGLVTNINKICGIRESDTGLCLPNQWDLQLDKQMLNEEQPLQVARCTKIINADTDQTKYIINVKQIAKFVVGLGDKVAPSDIEEGMRVGVDRTKYKIQILLPPKIDPTVTMMTVEEKPDITYSDIGGCKEQLEKLREVVEMPLLQPERFVTLGIDPPKGVLLYGPPGTGKTLTARAIANRTDACFICVIGSELVQKYVGEGARMVRELFQMAKSKKACILFIDEVDAIGGSRGDESAHGDHEVQRTMLEIVNQLDGFDNRGNIKVLMATNRPDTLDSALVRPGRIDRKIEFSLPDLEGRTHIFKIHANTMNMSRDVRFELLARLCPNSTGSDIRSVCTEAGMFAIRARRKTITEKDLLLAINKVIHGCKQFSATGKYMVYN; encoded by the exons ATGGAAGACGATACTACTACTCAGTCCAAGCCGTTGGATGATGAAGATATAAACATATTGAAATCATAC GGGTCGGGACCCTACTCAAAGAGCATAAAAAAGGTAGAAGCGGATATAACAGGATTAGTaacaaacataaataaaatatgtggAATAAGAGAAAGTGATACAGGATTATGCTTACCGAATCAATGGGATTTACAATTAGATAAGCAGATGCTAAATGAAGAACAACCATTACAAGTAGCAAGGTGTACCAAAATTATTAACGCAGATACAGATCAAAcgaaatacataattaatgTAAAACAAATAGCAAAATTTGTCGTAGGGTTAGGTGACAAAGTAGCCCCTAGTGATATTGAAGAAGGTATGAGAGTAGGTGTAGATAGAACGAAATACAAAATTCAAATTTTGTTACCTCCAAAAATAGATCCTACTGTTACTATGATGACTGTCGAGGAAAAACCTGATATTACATATAGTGATATTGGTGGTTGTAAAGAacaattagaaaaattaagagAAGTAGTGGAAATGCCTTTATTACAACCAGAAAGGTTTGTAACCCTAGGTATTGATCCACCTAAAGGTGTTTTACTTTATGGTCCACCAGGTACAGGGAAAACATTAACAGCTAGAGCAATTGCTAATAGAACAGATGCTTGTTTTATTTGTGTAATTGGTTCTGAACTTGTTCAGAAATATGTAGGTGAAGGTGCTAGAATGGTAAGAGAATTATTTCAAATGGCAAAATCGAAGAAGGcttgtatattatttatagatGAAGTAGATGCAATAGGAGGTTCTAGAGGAGACGAAAGTGCACATGGAGATCATGAAGTACAACGAACTATGTTAGAAATTGTTAACCAATTAGATGGATTTGATAATAGaggaaatataaaagttttGATGGCAACAAACAGACCTGATACCCTAGATAGTGCATTAGTTAGACCTGGAAGAATTGAtagaaaaattgaatttaGTTTACCAGATCTTGAAGGTAgaacacatatatttaagatTCATGCTAATACAATGAATATGAGTAGAGATGTTAGATTCGAACTTTTGGCAAGATTATGTCCTAATAGTACGGGTTCTGATATTAGAAGTGTATGTACTGAGGCAGGCATGTTTGCCATTAGAGCCAGGAGAAAAACTATTACAGAAAAGGACCTTTTATTAGCTATAAATAAGGTTATACATGGTTGTAAGCAGTTCTCTGCTACGGGAAAATACATGGTATATAATTAG
- the PmUG01_14028300 gene encoding conserved Plasmodium protein, unknown function, which yields MSLGSRKNDECNLEASKENNNKNNNSNKNKNNSNNNKNNSNNNKNNSNNNKYNNDDENNKNELLHNEKNKTTFCSSDNDEMISCSLDKENSNNYENLLSYKNSNSKNEQSYNGNYPTMNNKDENNLQFKEVNPQNDNKLSYNIFEENFLKVRKDKNKNIISKEVHEDEEVIEYKEVNEEVKEEVDEEVKVNQKVQQDVNEGVKEEVNEEVKVNQKVQQDVNEGEKEEVNEEVKVNQKVQQDVNEGVKEEVNEEVKVNQKVQEDVNEVDEIKTVLTQNEMGKETEKEIQDEGMDQRQTEEKIKMKRETGKQVGDEDVSQQNEVNMQSQAEVLKNVVPNEEMGIMFNVYHIGINKIEAIKALYRDYKKNFNKSFKEKMNKLNSFIYFYNDNNLGNHITVDYINDKDKINAIKRERLSRLFLYIEDINKLKQALKVNQQHNNMELEDDGKKEHFYDANENIDDFFIFDHPLSYLNNDVETIFTECENSSFFRDDASIDNFLEEGKNKSSEEFNMSNIFAKFSLKNYYFFDINKNLCYIYDCTPMVIKKFAEKINSYNIGKNSNKDLNSTTSDNISFPIDPQSNDNSNYYPSHPLTTSQNLETYIQFHCEKWQENMYDIVEVNSLEFDFHRLKCSIM from the coding sequence ATGTCTTTAGGTAGTCGCAAAAATGATGAATGTAATTTAGAAGCaagtaaagaaaataataataaaaataataatagtaataaaaataaaaataatagtaataacaataaaaataatagtaataacaataaaaataatagtaataataataaatataataatgatgatgaaaataataaaaatgaattgttacataatgaaaaaaacaaaacaactTTTTGTTCATCAGACAATGATGAAATGATTAGCTGTTCCTTAGATAAAGAGAATAGTAacaattatgaaaatttattatcttATAAGAACAGCAATTCGAAAAATGAGCAGTCTTATAATGGCAATTATCCCACtatgaataataaagatgaaaataatCTTCAGTTTAAAGAAGTCAATCCacaaaatgataataaattaagttataacatttttgaggagaactttttaaaagttagaaaagataaaaacaaaaatataatttccaAAGAGGTGCATGAGGATGAAGAAGTCATCGAATATAAAGAAGTAAACGAAGAAGTAAAGGAAGAGGTAGACGAAGAAGTTAAAGTTAACCAAAAAGTTCAACAAGATGTAAACGAAGGAGTAAAGGAAGAAGTTAACGAAGAAGTTAAAGTTAACCAAAAAGTTCAACAAGATGTAAACGAAGGAGAAAAGGAAGAAGTTAACGAAGAAGTTAAAGTTAACCAAAAAGTTCAACAAGATGTAAACGAAGGAGTAAAGGAAGAAGTTAACGAAGAAGTTAAAGTTAACCAAAAAGTTCAAGAAGACGTAAACGAAGTAGACGAAATAAAAACAGTTTTAACTCAAAATGAAATGGGTAAAGAAACCGAAAAGGAAATACAGGATGAAGGAATGGATCAAAGACAAACagaagagaaaataaaaatgaaaagagaaACAGGAAAACAGGTAGGTGATGAAGATGTATCACAACAAAATGAGGTTAATATGCAATCACAAGCAGAAGTGTTGAAGAATGTAGTACCTAATGAAGAAATGGGAATTATGTTTAATGTTTACCATATaggtattaataaaatagagGCAATCAAAGCTTTGTATAGagattacaaaaaaaattttaacaaaagtTTCAAAGAGAAAATGAACAAGTTAAATTCTTTcatctatttttataatgataataactTAGGAAATCATATTACTGttgattatataaatgataaagataaaataaatgcaatTAAAAGGGAAAGATTATCCCGTTTGTTTTTGTACATTGAggacataaataaattaaaacaagCATTAAAAGTTAATCAACAACATAATAACATGGAATTAGAGGATGATGGAAAGAAAGAACATTTTTACGAtgcaaatgaaaatattgatgactttttcatttttgatcACCCCttatcatatttaaataatgatgTAGAAACAATTTTTACAGAATGTGAAAATTCGTCATTTTTTAGAGATGATGCAAGTATTGATAATTTCCTAGAAGAAGGGAAGAACAAATCAAGTGAAGAATTTAATATGTCCAATATATTTgcaaaattttctttaaaaaattattacttttttgatattaataaaaatttgtgtTATATTTACGACTGCACTCCTAtggtaattaaaaaatttgcggaaaaaataaattcttacAACATAGGTAAAAATAGCAATAAAGATCTAAATAGTACAACATCAGATAATATAAGTTTTCCGATAGATCCCCAAAGCAATGATAATTCTAACTACTATCCCAGTCATCCTCTTACAACTAGTCAAAACTTAGAAACATATATTCAGTTTCATTGTGAAAAATGGCAGGAAAATATGTATGACATTGTTGAAGTAAATAGTCTTGAATTCGATTTTCATCGCCTAAAATGCAGTATAATGTAA
- the PmUG01_14028400 gene encoding cytochrome c2 precursor, putative, giving the protein MKLNNNKKNDLLDDEFSTTFVLPEGDKVKGEKLFKKHCKQCHSIAPDNSQSNSGFTSWGPSLFNVYNRTAGMSKGNSPFQVSQDMSSSGIIWNDINLLKYMKNPKQFVEANIGMNFKGISNLQDRVDIVHYLKTLTYEDPHGKAIAEKYSKNKKKS; this is encoded by the coding sequence atgaaattgaataataataaaaagaatgatTTGTTAGACGACGAATTTTCAACCACATTTGTGTTACCCGAAGGGGACAAGGTAAAAGGTGAAAAACTGTTTAAAAAACATTGTAAACAGTGTCATTCAATAGCTCCAGATAATAGTCAGTCAAATTCGGGATTTACAAGTTGGGGACCTTCCTTATTCAATGTTTATAATAGAACAGCCGGGATGAGCAAAGGAAATTCTCCATTTCAAGTTTCACAGGATATGAGCTCGTCAGGAATAATATGgaatgatataaatttactaaaatatatgaaaaatccAAAACAGTTCGTTGAAGCGAATATTGGTATGAACTTCAAAGGAATTTCAAATCTTCAAGATAGGGTTGACATTGTGCATTACTTAAAAACATTGACTTATGAAGACCCACATGGGAAGGCAATTGCggaaaaatattcaaaaaataaaaagaagagttAG